The genomic stretch ATGGTTTTGATCCAATAGATGGATCAGTAGAAAATAGATCCCTTTTGAAGATGAAATCTGTAAAGACCGTTGTGCGAAAGTTGCTCCATGATGTAGTCAAGCTGAGTGCAGTTCCAATAGATCCGAATCTCCCCCCTCCTGTTATTAAAAAGCCACCACCCAAGGTGAAGCAACCACCTCCCCCTCCAAAGAGAAGAGTCGGGCGTGATGATATTGAAATGAAAAAGGGGGATTGGCTCTGtccaaagtatgttttacaaccTTTCACCCTCTCCATTTTTGTGAAATGCACCAATTATCCAAATTTTATATACTCTTGTAGTAAAGtatctgaatatatttatatgttGTGTGTGCTTTCCCCTTTAAATTCTCAGCAATGAGCTCAAATACGATTTATTGACATCTGCTTTTTCTGGTTACACAAGATCTGTTGAACTACGATGCAAATTAATTAGCTTAATTTCAGCACCATTTCTGGATTCTGTCAAttagatccatatgtatgagCAGAGCTATATGGATCTAACTTAGATTTTCCTAATGTCTGGTGGgctgtgttttatttttgtcgaAGATACTTGGATAACtactttttcattttgtttagCTAATATTTATCTTGTTCTCAGGTGTGACTTTATGAATTTCGCGAAGAACACAGTCTGCCTGCAATGTGATGCTAAGCGTCCAAAGAGACAATTGCTTCCAGGAGAATGGGAATGCCCCCAgtatttctctctctccctctctctcttggACACAGATGCTTTGCTTCAGCTAGAATTAAAATGAGAGTGTTTATAGCTGTGATTTCCTGATGCATTTTCAGTTTTGAAGCTGAAATGCAACTAGGAGTGATTGCTTTTGAACAGCAGTGGAGACTGCTTTAAAATTCTACAGCTTAATGTTTTGGTTGTGTGATGCTTGTGCAGGTGCAATTTCTTAAACTATCGAAGAAATACAGATTGTTTCCACTGTGAACACAAGCGCCCACCTGATACATATCCTGAGAATCATTTTCCTGAAAAGCAACATGGTTCTCACATCAGGATGGACAAGAAACCTGCCAGGGCTGATGTTTCCAATGCGtggaattttgattttgatgataATGAATCTGACGGAGCAGATGTTGCTGCTTTTGAGTATGCAGATTCACAGAAACTGGATGAAGACTTTCCTCTTAGCCAGCGGACTCCTCGTGAAAGTTCTAGAGGTCATGGAAATGGTCCAGAAAGGAGCAGACCTCCAACTCCAAGGGGCATGGGAATGGATTATTCTGATTCTGCTTCCACGAGGTCTAGTGTTGGATTCAATGATtttgatgaagacgatgatgatgttGATAGTTATGAGTTAGTTGCCCAAAATGAAGTACATAGGGCTCCTCGAGTGGCTTTATCAGAACTTGAAGCAGACTCGGAATCTGAAGATCTAGAAAACTGTGAAGATAACAGGAACATCCATGGGAAAGCTAAATCCCCAGCACGTGGCAGGAAACAAATGAATCATCAAACATTTTCCGATTCGGAAGCTGAAGTAGACTTCGATACCGATGATGACCTCCCTGTTCACCCTAAGTGGAAATCAAGTCATGTTGCAGATGTAAAACAGCAGAGAAGAGGTCGAAACAGTATGGCTTATGGCTCAGATGATGACTTAGAAGTCGACTCTGGCTCTGATAATGAAGATATAAGACACAATAACAGAGCAAACAGAAGAGGCTCTAATAGATTAGAGTTTAGAAATACCAGAGGAGGAAGATCCAATTTTAATGACTCCTTTGCTGAAAGAGATGCAGATGGTGATCTAAGCTATAGGAGTGACAGACAGAGAGATAGACGAGGTCAAGATCGCCCAGGAAAATCATCCCGGGGTCGTGGTGGCATGATGGATGACAGGAAAGGCTCACAAGGGCGTGATTTTGGTAGATCCTCAAGTACAAAGAGCTTTGATCGAAGTAGTCGAGAGGTTTCCTATGGCCGGCAAGGAATGAATGCCAGAGATGGCAACTCATCGAAGTTCCAAAGCAACAGACGAGGTGGGTCGTTCAGcaagagaggaggaggaggaggaagacgGGATGATTGGTCACAAGGTTACAAAGAAGATGAAAAACCACGGAGATCAAGGGTAAATGTGAGATGATGATCCTCAGAATGAGTTGGGAAATACTCTGTGAGGTGAGCTGAGAGGTCTATTTCCAAATGTGAAGTAGGCCTGCTTATGTTAGTGGTGAAACTGAATGCTTGAAATTGATCATCTGCGGAGGTGTAGTGCCTCCAGAATGGTTGAGATGTTACTAACACGGAGTTGGTTCACTCGTGCTAAATGAGGGGAGGACTCGTTTGCCATCATCCAGTATGAATGCCCTGTTTGGTGTTCTAACTTTTATACTTGCCCACATTTTGTAATGTTTGTTACACAATTTTCTCTTTCAGGAAATACAATACGTACGAGTTATATTCGTTGAGCTGCTTTCTACTTTTCTTGGTGGGGGAGGGAGCTTGCACACGAGGAAtgcaatgttttttttaataaatattttgtcTAATTTCAATTCAAATGAGTGTGTTCAATTTATACAAGCATAGATAACCTAGTGGCGATTGCAAGTTATACACAAAGGCGTCGACAATTTATGAAATTCTCTCTTCTATGGCCCATTTGTAAACCATGTTATAGCATGAGTTAGGCATACAACTTTCAAGATCCATTTCAAGAGCCCACTTATTACCTCCCAATTAACAAGTATGCCCttttcaaaatgaaaatgtCAAAGATATTATGATTATTGATATGCTTAAGGCATAAGTTGTACATGATAGTACTAACCCTTATGCTAGTCCAATTGTTTTGGTAAAAGAAGACAATAAAGGACATTGAATAACTTCGTTGTTAAAGACAAGTACTAGTATCTAATTTCAGTAATTGGGCAGCTCTTAGGGTGGTGTTCggttttttatataaaatagtaacaagatataatctaggattaagttgtgagattattttagtcataggggtaGCTTTGACTAAATATCttatgattattcatctaggattgagttgtgataTTGAATCTCATAGATCAAACaaactacatatttaatccgggatacaatcttgcaaaccgaacaccttGATTGGTTCCCCAAGATGGATCTGAGAGTGTACGCCCGACACTGCGGAGGATGCGCCCAAGACTGCATTCAAGATTCATGACCACTGAGAGATTTTAAATGTCCCAACtactcctccgtcccaactaaattgagtcataTTTTCTCCGTCCGTCAATTTTTTTTCGTCAATAtaccaataaatgtctcaatCATTTTTACCACTTTTATAGGTggttctcatattccactataACCTACTGTCCTACTCTACTCACATTTATTATAGTATATCAAAAGtaggaaccactttccactaacttttctatcACTATGGAGTATTTCTTTTCAGGATGTCTCAGCTAAATTGAGTGATTTACTCTTTTTTTATACTCTCtcccctccgtcccacgttacttgaagCGTTTCTTTTCGACGCGGGATTTAAAAAAGTTGTATTTAGTGAGTTAAACAAagtagatgagagaataaagtaagagagagtaaagtaaaagaaagaataaaataggtttGATAAGATGTTTTGTTATtaaccaaaaaaagaaataactcaagtaacttgggacaacccaatATGAAATACGATTCAGATAACTTGAGACAGATGGAGAGGgagtaaaaaacaaaacatctcataactcttactttattctctcttctattttactctctcttatttcttttatattattttattattgtttaaCATATTTCCAATTTAGTTGGGACAACTATATATAACTTCTAGCACATAATCATAATATCTTCCACGTCAATTGCGTATATACACCTCCACATAAGCATTAACACCTCGATAAGTTGTGACACGAACTTCCTTTTTAGTCATATATGATCCACGATCTCCGactaaaaaaaaacacatctaAAGACGCTTTTTTAGTTAATTTGGGACACTATTTAAGGATGCAATTAGCAAGTGTCGGTGAATTAATTTGGAGACGCTTTTAAATTGCGTCTCCAACATATTTTCCAATGCAATTCATAAAAAGGTCCTAGTTTTCACATCTTTCCTAGCTTCCTAGTATCCTCCCATGTATCGGTAACAACCATCTTCATCCTTCCCGAACCATCTTGGTTGCAACCCTCTATCCTGCAACTTCCTTGCCTGCACCGAAAACTCTCGCATCAGATCTACAAAAGCTTAATGTATGTATGACTTCACACCACAAAAGTAGATTAATATGACTAAAGGCAAGCTCCTCAGCTCTTTACATGGATCTCACATAGGAAAAAGAGACAAATAAAAGCAAGGCAGAAAATACTGTAAAAGAGTCATTTTTCCAACAGACCAGCAAAGAGAACAAATTCAAAAAAAGCAACACCAACAATAAGATAAAGGGCATATTGCAGATGGTCCTTGTATAATTGTATTGTTCTCAAGATAGAAACTTCATATGATCCATACAATGTATACTAGTtcttcatatttaaaaagatgTTACCTTTAATGCAGGAAAGCAGAGCAATCTTATTTGTCAATTCAGGCGAGGCTAGTGTTATGCATATCTTTTGATTCTAATATAAAATCTGCTGCTGAAAAACTATCAGAAAACAAGCAGGAAAATCAACAACATTAGCCGTCCACAACTATTTGAGCACTCCAAGATATCCATCTTCATATGAGAAAAGAGAAGAATAGTTGGGACACACAAAGTACAATTTCAGAAGGATTCACCAGCAAGAGAAAAACTTCAATATAAGCAAGGGTCGATATAACCATACCGAGAGAGCAAGAGCGATCTAATTGAAGAAATTATTTACCATTGATAGTTGTCTTAGACCAAAGCAAAGCTATGGCCAACTACCTTCTCAACACCACAATCTTGAGGAGATACTGAATATGTAGACCTGTCTGCATCTAGAACAAAATGTCTGTATTAGTAAGTCCTAGCAAAGAATTGTATAAATGTTATATTATGCCAGACTACAAAGAATAAACATGAACAAGTTCAGAATCTAGGGTCAAATACAACTTCAAAGCATTTTATGGTGCATAGATCAgctataaaaaatgaaaattgattgcGAATTAATATATTGCATGAAACAAAACTGAAGCTGTTAAAATGTAGAAGATGAAAAATGTCTGTTTACAATGATATCTCATCTGCATCTTTCAGTTGTACCAACTGCAAGGCTAGAGGAGTTGATCATAAGAACCACATTTATGGACTGAATAAGAACCACAACTACCTTTAAGATCTTAAGAGCTATATATTCAGTTCAGCTAAACCAAGCACCAGAAGCCTACAATCTGATATGATTCATTATTCAAAAATAGTGATTGATGATTTGTGACATTCTAATTTCGAGCAAATATACCTGAGGATCAGCTTCTCCCGGACTTGAAGCATAACACAGATAGCTTTTGTTGCACAAAACTATCCCTGCCACCGATGCAAAACTCACTTTGAGTATTGCTTGGTTCTTACTTTTGGATCCTACATCATTTGAatttcaaacaaaaaatataaagcaCTATAAGCAAATGCTAATCCATAACAACATAGTCCATACAGTTATAATTCAGCTAACCAGGATAAGCAATAACTACAAGACATATTTAACTAACCATGATAGACCGAGCGTGAAATTCATAAGCTATGACATGAATTGTTTCCCtgcaaaaataaaacaatataagAAAGACAAAAGGAAAATGagtatttgaaacataaatgCCAAGTTTATTTTGCATTTCATGGAAAGAACATAACGATCCACTAACATAAGCAATTTAGGTCAACCATTTAGACAAACAATAGATGTGTAATCAATTTAACTACTCCAAAAAAGGACTAATTTCCAAATgcaaaatacaataaatttgaaataaacaATTTTAGAAAGAAAAGTGTTAACATTGAAACCAACAACAACTATTTAGCAATCAAAATTTACCTGAAGAATGTGGACCGGATGAAATCCAGAGAGAAGCTGGAGTGCAAATCAAAATTTGCCTTGTGATGTTCAAATTCATAATGTATTTCATGTTTCTCAATAACGTTTCTCATATTCAAGAAGCTTACCCACAAGTTGTTCTTGAATTACATATGGTTCTTCGACATAGTCGACATATTCATAGGAACTTTCGAATATTTACAAGTtaattcttgtaattaaatcTATTTTGTTAGAAGATATTGAAAGATATCGGAGAATATCACGGGAAATCAAGAGAAGATACGAGAATATATTTAGCCTAAAATAAAGGAAGCAATCAATGTAAattatgttttccttttttttgtacATATCTAGCTTTCTATATAACTTGTAATCCTATCATCTATTTACAGTGAATAAGAATGATATTGATTACCCAACCCTACGTCTAATACCGTCTAATATGGCCTCAGAGCAGATCGATCCTTGGCTCAGAAACGTTTCATCATAGCCAatatacctttcccgaccaatTCCAGCCAAAAACCAACCGAGCAAACCATAATCCTGCATCAAATTGTCAGAGGCAGAAGATACAAAAACAGCCACAGAACAGCCGATTACGAGCCTGAGAAACAGTAAGGGAATTACTGTTGCATTCAAATTGAATGGAAGAAATTACCCCCTTTGGTCACGATTGATCAAAGTGAAAATTGGAGGCCGAGGAGCCTACTCATACATCCGAAACGAGCCGCCGAACCTAGGGAGTAAAGGGTTCGACGAATGGGAAGAGAACGACCTGGTAGTGTTCTCGTGGATCGTTGACAATATCGAAGACGATATCATCTCCGATTTCGCACACCATCAAACATCCAAAGCACTGTGGGACAGCCTTGCGGTGACATTCGAGAACAAAGCAGATCGGTACCTCATCTACAACCTGGAAGAACAAGCAATATACATCAAACAAGGCAACATGGATCTGGAAACATACTACCGAAAAATCCACGGGCTGTGGATTAACATCGATCGATGCCAAAAACAGCCGATCAGTTGTTGCGATAAAGGAATCGACCAATTCCGAGTGCATTCAACCGAGAAGCGGTTAATCAAGTTCCTAACGGGACTGAATCACGAGTATGACTCCATCAGGCGAGAAATTCTGAAGGAAGATCCGACCCCATCAGTCGAGGCTGCCTACGGCATGGTGAAGAAGGAGGCGGCTCGATTAAACATCATGCCACCGGCGTCCTCTCCACCAACCGTAGGAGCACCT from Salvia splendens isolate huo1 chromosome 4, SspV2, whole genome shotgun sequence encodes the following:
- the LOC121798911 gene encoding uncharacterized protein LOC121798911, whose translation is MALSHLLLRRLNCFKPPSIHLLSLIPIPNSLYFSSASTPQSPSPAKPASLSARMSFIFEQIDEIDKNRQEKDQTLHRIRAWRESKKHKDPPAAEATPDPPPGDSVQEGLESELAKSETFLGSSDGKKKVELVHPWPEWIELMERLLHQNYFDHKRKDEEGMMQALGFDVSGSAAEEDKRPNFARDFKTVQGALVNFGRDRFDILRSLSRQDLQLLVGYGCPTPDKRVVYSAKLLRKYVHLDEGDVCSSCSLRGSCEKAYLLINKEDEARTMDVMRMLLAYGFDPIDGSVENRSLLKMKSVKTVVRKLLHDVVKLSAVPIDPNLPPPVIKKPPPKVKQPPPPPKRRVGRDDIEMKKGDWLCPKCDFMNFAKNTVCLQCDAKRPKRQLLPGEWECPQCNFLNYRRNTDCFHCEHKRPPDTYPENHFPEKQHGSHIRMDKKPARADVSNAWNFDFDDNESDGADVAAFEYADSQKLDEDFPLSQRTPRESSRGHGNGPERSRPPTPRGMGMDYSDSASTRSSVGFNDFDEDDDDVDSYELVAQNEVHRAPRVALSELEADSESEDLENCEDNRNIHGKAKSPARGRKQMNHQTFSDSEAEVDFDTDDDLPVHPKWKSSHVADVKQQRRGRNSMAYGSDDDLEVDSGSDNEDIRHNNRANRRGSNRLEFRNTRGGRSNFNDSFAERDADGDLSYRSDRQRDRRGQDRPGKSSRGRGGMMDDRKGSQGRDFGRSSSTKSFDRSSREVSYGRQGMNARDGNSSKFQSNRRGGSFSKRGGGGGRRDDWSQGYKEDEKPRRSRVNVR